In Oryza sativa Japonica Group chromosome 2, ASM3414082v1, the following are encoded in one genomic region:
- the LOC4328673 gene encoding BIIDXI-like protein At5g11420, which produces MAAGSASLLLLMVVLCAAASGTALAAITDGLLANGNFERGPAPSQLRGTRVVGASAIPSWRTSGFVEYIPSGRKQGDMVLVVPEGSHAVRLGNEASIRQRLAGAARGARYALTFSAARTCAQAERLNVSASGQWAVLPMQTMYSSNGWDSYAWAWDAAADAFDVVIHNPGVTEDPACGPLIDSVAIRTLNPPRRTNKNLVKNGDFEEGPYIIPGTRWGVLIPSMVVDEHSPLPGWMVESLKAVKYIDSDHFAVPRGRRAVELLAGRESAIAQVIRTVPGRQYALSFTVGDASNGCEGSLVVEAYAGRESTRVAHESAGRGGAAKRAVLPFRAAAARTRVVFFSSFYSTRSDDMSSLCGPVIDDVAVVSVRARRPAAKRG; this is translated from the exons ATGGCGGCCGGCTCggcgtcgctgctgctgctaatgGTGGTGCtctgcgcggcggcgagcggaacGGCGCTCGCCGCCATCACCGACG GGCTGCTGGCGAACGGCAACTTCGAGCGCGGGCCGGCGCCGTCGCAGCTGCGCGGGACGCGGGTGGTCGGCGCGTCGGCGATCCCGTCGTGGCGGACGTCGGGGTTCGTGGAGTACATCCCGTCGGGGAGGAAGCAGGGGGACATGGTGCTGGTGGTCCCCGAGGGGAGCCACGCGGTGCGGCTCGGGAACGAGGCGTCGATCCGGCAgcggctcgccggcgcggcgcgcggcgcgcggtacGCGCTCACGTTCAGCGCGGCGCGGACGTGCGCGCAGGCGGAGCGGCTGAACGTGTCGGCGTCGGGGCAGTGGGCGGTGCTCCCCATGCAGACCATGTACAGCAGCAACGGCTGGGACTCGTACGCCTGGGCCtgggatgccgccgccgacgcgttcGACGTCGTCATCCACAACCCCGGCGTCACCGAGGACCCCGCCTGCGGCCCCCTCATCGACTCCGTCGCCATCCGCACCCTCAACCCTCCTCGCCGCACCAACA AGAACCTGGTGAAGAACGGGGACTTCGAGGAGGGCCCGTACATCATCCCGGGGACTAGGTGGGGGGTGCTGATCCCGTCCATGGTGGTGGACGAGCACTCGCCGCTGCCGGGGTGGATGGTGGAGTCGCTCAAGGCGGTGAAGTACATCGACAGCGACCACTTCGCGGTGCCGCGCGGGCGGCGCGCTGTCGAGCTGCTGGCGGGGCGGGAGAGCGCGATCGCGCAGGTGATCCGCACCGTCCCCGGGAGGCAGTACGCGCTGTCGTTCACCGTCGGCGACGCCAGCAACGGCTGCGAGGGGTCGctggtggtggaggcgtacgCCGGGAGGGAGTCCACCAGGGTGGCGCACGAGTCggctggccgcggcggcgccgccaagcGCGCCGTGCTGCCgttccgcgccgccgcggcgcgcaccCGCGTCGTGTTCTTCAGCTCGTTCTACAGCACCAGGAGCGACGACATGAGCTCGCTCTGCGGGCCGGTGAtcgacgacgtcgccgtcgtcagcgtgcgcgcgcggcggccggcggcgaagcgcGGCTAG
- the LOC4328671 gene encoding large ribosomal subunit protein bL19c yields MQSLLRRVYLAGSHGSAAKLLDRAASGVAQSGANLLSIKHLSSCSWIRPFGNSIVSGDSVHSHGFCVNTMPMRGLSTVGSAEVSVEEESSDSPGVEHPPRIKFKRPDKTARHIMNILNKEAVDKVRGEREIPDVQPGCIIQMRLQVPENKRRESTLKGIVIGRRNAGINTTFRLRRLVAGVGVESVFPLYSPNIKEIKVLDRKKVRRAKLYYLRDRMNALKK; encoded by the exons ATGCAGTCTCTGCTGCGGCGCGTCTATCTTGCCGGAAGCCATGGCTCCGCGGCGAAGCTCTTGGACCGTGCAGCTTCTGGAGTCGCGCAGTCGGGTGCTAACCTGCTGTCCATCAAGCACCTGAGTTCTTGCAGCTGGATTCGTCCATTTGGG AACTCAATCGTCTCCGGTGATAGTGTTCATTCCCATGGGTTCTGCGTGAATACCATGCCAATGAGGGGTCTATCAACAGTGGGGAGTGCTGAGGTTTCTGTCGAGGAGGAAAGTTCTGACTCTCCAGGAGTCGAGCATCCTCCGCGCATCAAGTTTAAGAGGCCTGACAAGACGGCCAGGCACATTATGAAT ATCTTGAACAAGGAGGCTGTTGACAAGGTCCGTGGGGAAAGAGAGATTCCTGATGTGCAGCCTGGATGTATTATCCAAATGAGATTG CAAGTTCCTGAGAACAAGCGTCGTGAGTCTACGTTGAAAGGCATTGTCATAGGAAGACGTAATGCTGGGATCAATACAACTTTCAGACTGCGTAGATTAGTAGCTGGTGTTGGAGTCGAGTCTGTCTTTCCACT TTACTCTCCAAACATCAAGGAAATCAAGGTCTTGGACAGGAAGAAAGTCAGGAGAGCAAAGTTGTATTACCTGCGGGACAGGATGAATGCACTTAAGAAATGA
- the LOC4328674 gene encoding 26S proteasome regulatory subunit 8 homolog A produces MATVAMDISKPPPAAGGDEAAAAKGRGGAGGGGGEGLRQYYLQHIHDLQLQIRQKTHNLNRLEAQRNDLNSRVRMLREELQLLQEPGSYVGEVVKVMGKSKVLVKVHPEGKYVVDIDKSIDITKITPSTRVALRNDSYMLHLILPSKVDPLVNLMKVEKVPDSTYDMIGGLDQQIKEIKEVIELPIKHPELFESLGIAQPKGVLLYGPPGTGKTLLARAVAHHTDCTFIRVSGSELVQKYIGEGSRMVRELFVMAREHAPSIIFMDEIDSIGSARMESGTGNGDSEVQRTMLELLNQLDGFEASNKIKVLMATNRIDILDQALLRPGRIDRKIEFPNPNEDSRFDILKIHSRKMNLMRGIDLKKIAEKMNGASGAELKAVCTEAGMFALRERRVHVTQEDFEMAVAKVMKKDTEKNMSLRKLWK; encoded by the exons atggccacggtggcgatggacatctccaagccccctcccgcggcgggcggcgacgaggctgcggcggcgaaggggaggggcggcgccggaggaggaggtggggagggGCTGCGGCAGTACTACCTGCAGCACATCCACGACCTGCAGCTCCAGATCCGGCAGAAGACGCACAACCTCAACCGCCTCGAGGCCCAGCGCAACGACCTCAACTCCCGAG TTAGAATGCTCAGGGAAGAGCTGCAGTTGCTTCAAGAACCTGGCTCGTATGTTGGTGAGGTGGTGAAGGTCATGGGTAAATCAAAGGTTCTAGTGAAG GTACATCCAGAAGGCAAATATGTGGTGGATATTGATAAAAGCATTGATATTACAAAGATCACACCTTCAACAAGAGTTGCTCTTCGAAATGATAGCTATATGCTTCATTTGATCCTGCCAAGCAAAGTTGATCCGTTGGTCAATCTTATGAAAGTTGAGAAGGTTCCTGATTCTACTTATGATATGATTGGAGGTCTTGATCAGCAAATCAAAGAGATCAAAGAG GTCATTGAACTTCCTATCAAACATCCAGAGCTATTTGAGAGTCTTGGAATTGCCCAACCAAAG GGTGTCCTTCTCTATGGCCCTCCAGGCACAGGAAAAACATTGTTGGCACGTGCAGTTGCTCATCACACTGACTGCACCTTCATCAGGGTGTCTGGTTCCGAGTTAGTTCAGAAGTACATTGGTGAGGGTTCTCGGATGGTCCGTGAACTCTTTGTTATGGCCAG GGAACATGCACCATCCATTATTTTCATGGATGAAATAGACTCCATTGGATCTGCTAGGATGGAGTCTGGAACTGGCAACGGTGACAGTGAAGTCCAGCGAACCATGCTTGAGCTTCTGAACCAACTTGATGGTTTTGAAGCATCAAACAAAATAAAG GTTCTGATGGCAACAAATAGGATAGACATCTTGGATCAGGCCCTTCTGAGGCCTGGTCGCATAGACAGGAAAATTGAATTTCCTAATCCTAATGAGGAT TCACGCTTTGATATCTTGAAGATTCATTCAAGAAAAATGAACTTGATGCGTGGTATTGATCTGAAAAAGATCGCTGAAAAGATGAATGGGGCTTCAGGAGCCGAGCTCAAG GCGGTCTGCACAGAAGCTGGAATGTTTGCTCTTCGTGAGAGAAGGGTGCATGTAACACAAGAGGACTTTGAGATGGCAGTGGCGAAGGTGATGAAGAAAGACACGGAAAAGAACATGTCCCTACGGAAGCTCTGGAAGTGA
- the LOC4328675 gene encoding uncharacterized protein yields MDRKKAGVPLVCHGHSRPVVDLFYSPVTPDGCFLISASKDSNPMIRNGDTGDWIGTFEGHKGAVWSCCLDTNALRAASGSADFSAKVWDALTGEELHSFEHKHIVRACAFSEDTHLLLTGGLEKILRIYDMNRPDAAPREIDKSPGSVRTVAWLHSDQSILSCCTDMGGVRLWDVRSGKIAQTLETKATVTSAEVSQDGRYIITADGSSVKFWDANYFGLVKSYNMPCNVESASLEPKYGNKFIAGGEDMWVHVFDFFTGEEITCNKGHHGPVHCVRFAPGGESYASGSEDGTIRIWQLGPATSDEQESPPNANGKLKVNTVSDAARKIEGFHLPKDGQTEG; encoded by the exons ATGGATCGGAAGAAGGCGGGGGTGCCGCTCGTGTGCCACGGCCACTCGCGGCCGGTGGTGGACCTCTTCTACAGCCCCGTCACGCCCGACGGCTGCTTCCTCATCAGCGCGAGCAAGG ACTCAAACCCAATGATTCGCAATGGTGATACTGGAGATTGGATTGGGACCTTTGAAGGTCACAAAGGTGCTGTTTGGAGCTGTTGCCTTGACACCAATGCTCTACGTGCCGCCTCTGGTTCTGCTGACTTCTCAGC TAAAGTATGGGATGCACTAACTGGTGAAGAGCTTCACTCCTTCGAACACAAGCACATTGTTCGTGCATGTGCTTTTTCTGAG GACACCCACCTGTTACTTACTGGAGGTCTTGAGAAAATTTTACGTATATATGATATGAATCGCCCAGATGCAGCCCCAAGAGAGATTGACAAATCTCCTGGCTCTGTCAGAACTGTTGCTTGGCTTCATAGTGACCAATCTATATTAAGTTGCTGCACTGATATGGGTGGCGTAAG GTTGTGGGATGTAAGGAGTGGAAAAATTGCTCAAACTCTTGAAACCAAGGCTACTGTTACTAGTGCAGAAGTAAGCCAAGATGGCCGGTACATCATTACAGCTGATGGTTCCAGTGTCAAATTTTGGGATGCAAATTA CTTCGGACTTGTTAAGAGCTATAATATGCCATGCAATGTGGAATCAGCTTCTCTTGAACCAAAGTATGGGAACAAATTCATTGCTGGTGGAGAAGACATGTGGGTCCATGTCTTTGATTTCTTCACTGGTGAAGAAATAA CTTGCAACAAAGGCCACCACGGTCCAGTCCATTGCGTCCGGTTTGCTCCTGGCGGCGAGTCGTATGCATCAGGATCAGAGGATGGAACCATCCGAATCTGGCAGCTGGGCCCAGCTACCAGTGACGAGCAAGAGTCGCCGCCGAATGCAAATGGGAAGCTGAAGGTCAACACGGTGAGTGACGCTGCTCGCAAGATCGAAGGCTTTCACCTCCCCAAGGACGGCCAGACTGAGGGATAG
- the LOC4328676 gene encoding 3-ketoacyl-CoA synthase 11 isoform X2, with protein sequence MDNNAEAANDGAGAGERRRLPDFQQSVRLKYVKLGYHYLITNGVYLLLTPLIALVAVHLSTLTAGDVAGLWSHLRFNLVSVVACTTLLVFLSTVRFLTRPRPVYLVDFACYKPPPERRCSRDAFMRCSRLAGCFTAASLDFQRRIVERSGLGDDTYLPAAVLREPPNPSMAEARREAEAVMFGAVDDLLAKTGVSAKEIGVLVVNCSLFNPTPSLSAMVVNHYKLRGNIVSYNLGGMGCSAGLLAIDLAKDLLQVHRNSYALVISMENITLNWYSGNDRSMLVSNCLFRMGGAAILLSNRWSERRRSKYELVHTVRTHKGGDDKCFGCVTQEEDGEGNVGVALSKDLMAVAGDALKTNITTLGPLVLPLSEQLLFMATLVAKKLLKMKNVKPYIPDFKLAFEHFCVHAGGRAVLDEIEKNLSLGEWQMEPSRMTLYRFEKHDLVWEHVEQLAVVRAGVQRGEGEGEEEGQGVADRVRVRVQVQQRGVEGAPVGGPGGGGAEEEPVDG encoded by the exons ATGGACAACAACGCCGAGGCAGCGaatgacggcgccggcgccggcgagcggcggcggctgccggacTTCCAGCAGTCGGTGCGGCTCAAGTACGTGAAGCTGGGGTACCACTACCTCATCACCAACGGCGTGTACCTCCTCCTGACGCCGCTCATCGCCCTCGTCGCCGTCCACCTCTCCAcgctcaccgccggcgacgtcgccggcctCTGGTCGCACCTCCGCTTCAACCTCGTCTCCGTCGTCGCCTGCACCACcctcctcgtcttcctctccACCGTCCGCTTCCTCACCCGCCCGCGCCCCGTCTACCTCGTCGACTTCGCCTGCTacaagccgccgccggagcgccggtGCAGCCGGGACGCCTTCATGCGGTGCTCCAGGCTCGCCGGATGCTTCACCGCCGCCAGCCTCGACTTCCAGCGCAGGATCGTCGAGCGCTCGGGCCTCGGCGACGACACCTacctccccgccgccgtgctccgggAGCCGCCCAACCCGAGCATGGCggaggcgcggcgcgaggccgAGGCCGTCATGTTCGGCGCCGTCGACGACCTCCTCGCCAAGACCGGCGTGAGCGCCAAGGAGATCGGCGTCCTCGTCGTCAACTGCAGCCTCTTCAACCCGACGCCGTCGCTGTCCGCCATGGTGGTGAACCACTACAAGCTCCGCGGCAACATCGTCAGCTACAACCTCGGCGGCATGGGCTgcagcgccggcctcctcgccaTCGATCTCGCCAAGGACCTCCTCCAGGTGCACCGAAACTCGTACGCGCTCGTCATCAGCATGGAGAACATCACGCTCAACTGGTACTCCGGCAACGACCGGTCGATGCTGGTGTCCAACTGCCTCTTCCGgatgggcggcgcggcgatccTGCTGTCGAACAGGTGGTCGGAGAGGCGCCGGTCCAAGTACGAGCTGGTGCACACGGTGCGGACGCACAAGGGCGGCGACGACAAGTGCTTCGGTTGCGTCAcccaggaggaggacggcgagggcaATGTCGGCGTCGCGCTGTCCAAGGACCTCatggcggtcgccggcgacgcgctgAAGACGAACATCACGACGCTGGGTCCCCTCGTCCTGCCGCTGTCGGAGCAGCTCCTGTTCATGGCGACGCTGGTCGCCAAGAAGCTGCTCAAGATGAAGAACGTCAAGCCCTACATCCCCGACTTCAAGCTGGCGTTCGAGCACTTCTGCGTGCACGCCGGCGGCAGGGCGGTGCTGGACGAGATCGAGAAGAACTTGTCGCTGGGGGAGTGGCAGATGGAGCCGTCACGGATGACGCTGTACAGGTTCGAAAAACACGACCTG GTTTGGGAACACGTCGAGCAGCTCGCTGTGGTACGAGCTGGCGTACAGCGAGGCGAAGGGGAGGGTGAGGAGGAGGGACAGGGTGTGGCAGATCGCGTTCGGGTCCGGGTTCAAGTGCAACAGCGCGGTGTGGAGGGCGCTCCGGTCGGTGGacccggaggaggaggcgctgaAGAAGAACCCGTGGATGGATGA
- the LOC4328676 gene encoding 3-ketoacyl-CoA synthase 11 isoform X1, giving the protein MDNNAEAANDGAGAGERRRLPDFQQSVRLKYVKLGYHYLITNGVYLLLTPLIALVAVHLSTLTAGDVAGLWSHLRFNLVSVVACTTLLVFLSTVRFLTRPRPVYLVDFACYKPPPERRCSRDAFMRCSRLAGCFTAASLDFQRRIVERSGLGDDTYLPAAVLREPPNPSMAEARREAEAVMFGAVDDLLAKTGVSAKEIGVLVVNCSLFNPTPSLSAMVVNHYKLRGNIVSYNLGGMGCSAGLLAIDLAKDLLQVHRNSYALVISMENITLNWYSGNDRSMLVSNCLFRMGGAAILLSNRWSERRRSKYELVHTVRTHKGGDDKCFGCVTQEEDGEGNVGVALSKDLMAVAGDALKTNITTLGPLVLPLSEQLLFMATLVAKKLLKMKNVKPYIPDFKLAFEHFCVHAGGRAVLDEIEKNLSLGEWQMEPSRMTLYRFGNTSSSSLWYELAYSEAKGRVRRRDRVWQIAFGSGFKCNSAVWRALRSVDPEEEALKKNPWMDEIDRFPVVVPRVSRISTD; this is encoded by the exons ATGGACAACAACGCCGAGGCAGCGaatgacggcgccggcgccggcgagcggcggcggctgccggacTTCCAGCAGTCGGTGCGGCTCAAGTACGTGAAGCTGGGGTACCACTACCTCATCACCAACGGCGTGTACCTCCTCCTGACGCCGCTCATCGCCCTCGTCGCCGTCCACCTCTCCAcgctcaccgccggcgacgtcgccggcctCTGGTCGCACCTCCGCTTCAACCTCGTCTCCGTCGTCGCCTGCACCACcctcctcgtcttcctctccACCGTCCGCTTCCTCACCCGCCCGCGCCCCGTCTACCTCGTCGACTTCGCCTGCTacaagccgccgccggagcgccggtGCAGCCGGGACGCCTTCATGCGGTGCTCCAGGCTCGCCGGATGCTTCACCGCCGCCAGCCTCGACTTCCAGCGCAGGATCGTCGAGCGCTCGGGCCTCGGCGACGACACCTacctccccgccgccgtgctccgggAGCCGCCCAACCCGAGCATGGCggaggcgcggcgcgaggccgAGGCCGTCATGTTCGGCGCCGTCGACGACCTCCTCGCCAAGACCGGCGTGAGCGCCAAGGAGATCGGCGTCCTCGTCGTCAACTGCAGCCTCTTCAACCCGACGCCGTCGCTGTCCGCCATGGTGGTGAACCACTACAAGCTCCGCGGCAACATCGTCAGCTACAACCTCGGCGGCATGGGCTgcagcgccggcctcctcgccaTCGATCTCGCCAAGGACCTCCTCCAGGTGCACCGAAACTCGTACGCGCTCGTCATCAGCATGGAGAACATCACGCTCAACTGGTACTCCGGCAACGACCGGTCGATGCTGGTGTCCAACTGCCTCTTCCGgatgggcggcgcggcgatccTGCTGTCGAACAGGTGGTCGGAGAGGCGCCGGTCCAAGTACGAGCTGGTGCACACGGTGCGGACGCACAAGGGCGGCGACGACAAGTGCTTCGGTTGCGTCAcccaggaggaggacggcgagggcaATGTCGGCGTCGCGCTGTCCAAGGACCTCatggcggtcgccggcgacgcgctgAAGACGAACATCACGACGCTGGGTCCCCTCGTCCTGCCGCTGTCGGAGCAGCTCCTGTTCATGGCGACGCTGGTCGCCAAGAAGCTGCTCAAGATGAAGAACGTCAAGCCCTACATCCCCGACTTCAAGCTGGCGTTCGAGCACTTCTGCGTGCACGCCGGCGGCAGGGCGGTGCTGGACGAGATCGAGAAGAACTTGTCGCTGGGGGAGTGGCAGATGGAGCCGTCACGGATGACGCTGTACAG GTTTGGGAACACGTCGAGCAGCTCGCTGTGGTACGAGCTGGCGTACAGCGAGGCGAAGGGGAGGGTGAGGAGGAGGGACAGGGTGTGGCAGATCGCGTTCGGGTCCGGGTTCAAGTGCAACAGCGCGGTGTGGAGGGCGCTCCGGTCGGTGGacccggaggaggaggcgctgaAGAAGAACCCGTGGATGGATGAGATCGATCGGTTCCCCGTGGTTGTTCCCAGGGTGTCCAGGATTTCAACCGACTGA